One part of the Streptomyces sp. NBC_00286 genome encodes these proteins:
- the mgrA gene encoding L-glyceraldehyde 3-phosphate reductase, with protein sequence MYTAHPDRYTDMPYRRTGRSGLKLPALSLGLWHNFGPDRPVDTQRQILRRAFDLGVTHFDLANNYGPPPGAAESALGEALTADFAPYRDELVISTKAGYLMWPGPYGEWGSRKYLLSSLDQSLDRMGLDYVDIFYSHRPDPDTPLEETMGALHSAVQQGKALYVGVSNYSPEQTREAARILGELGTPLLIHQPRYSMLDRRPEDGLLDALDELQVGSIAYSPLEQGLLTGRYLNGIPEDSRAASDSPFLNADTVTEDLVQQLRALDEIAKSRGQTLAQMALAWVLRGGRVTSALVGASSPQQLEDSVTATRNLEFAEDELVRIDAIVNS encoded by the coding sequence GTGTACACCGCACACCCCGACCGCTACACGGACATGCCCTACCGGCGCACCGGACGCAGCGGTCTGAAACTGCCCGCGCTGTCGCTCGGCCTGTGGCACAACTTCGGCCCGGACCGGCCGGTCGACACCCAACGGCAGATCCTGCGCCGCGCCTTCGACCTGGGCGTCACCCACTTCGACCTGGCCAACAACTACGGTCCGCCGCCCGGCGCCGCGGAGTCGGCACTCGGTGAGGCGCTGACGGCGGACTTCGCGCCGTACCGCGACGAGCTCGTCATCTCCACGAAGGCCGGCTATCTGATGTGGCCGGGCCCGTACGGGGAGTGGGGCTCGCGCAAGTACCTGCTGTCCTCGCTCGACCAGAGCCTGGACCGGATGGGTCTCGACTACGTGGACATCTTCTACTCGCACCGCCCCGACCCGGACACTCCCCTGGAGGAGACGATGGGGGCGCTGCACTCGGCGGTCCAGCAGGGCAAGGCGCTGTACGTCGGCGTGTCCAACTACTCGCCGGAGCAGACGCGTGAAGCCGCCCGCATCCTGGGCGAGTTGGGCACCCCGCTGCTGATCCACCAGCCGCGCTACTCGATGCTCGACCGGCGTCCGGAGGACGGACTGCTGGACGCGCTCGACGAGTTGCAGGTTGGGTCGATCGCCTACTCGCCGCTGGAGCAGGGCCTGCTCACCGGCCGCTACCTCAACGGCATCCCGGAGGACTCGCGAGCCGCGAGCGACAGCCCCTTCCTGAACGCCGACACGGTCACCGAGGACCTCGTACAGCAACTGCGTGCCCTCGACGAGATCGCCAAGTCGCGCGGCCAGACCCTGGCCCAGATGGCGCTGGCGTGGGTGCTGCGCGGCGGCCGCGTCACGTCCGCGCTCGTCGGCGCGAGCAGCCCTCAGCAGCTCGAGGACAGCGTGACGGCGACCCGTAATCTCGAATTCGCCGAGGACGAGTTGGTCAGAATCGACGCCATTGTCAACTCGTGA
- a CDS encoding ABC transporter ATP-binding protein/permease — MGERFTAPELVLETETGSMVMTPSRAYHVGRDPLSDIVIDDARVSWHHAVLRPEDGHWKLEDENSTNGTYADGRRVHAWDVGAGSVLRFGHPADGPRAVLTSRPPPAAEPAERPSAVSVPAATGTFRQPTTVRPLPSRTVRIGRGGDNDLVVDDLVVSRRHAELRAHADGTYEIVDVGSHNGTFLNGQPVARALISEGDIVGIGHSAFCLVGDQLQEYVDTGEVSLDVQDLTVAVDRGRKTLLDQVSFPVGEKCLLAVVGPSGAGKSTLLNALTGQRPADKGTVLYDGRDLYRDYAELRQRIGLVPQDDILHAQLTVHRALGYAAELRFPQDTAKAERRERVDEVIRELGLEQRAGQSIHSLSGGQRKRVSVALELLTKPSLLFLDEPTSGLDPGMDRSVMHMLRGLADDGRTVIVVTHSVLSLDVCDRLLVLAPGGRIAYYGPPDDALAFFGFEHWPEAFEAFERDRDRDWARDYRASPFQRRYITHSSAQPHRPVRARGQVVGPPPKAQSWGAQVRTLVRRYAAALSADRTFLAIMIALPFVMGAMARALAGSRLDRESVLNTLLILCVGGVLTGAANAVRELVKERVIYQRERAVGLSRSAYLMSKVVVLGTITVLQAVVLTLVALLGVDLNAPGGEGVLMPPLAEITVAVALLAFTAMMLGLLVSALVRKEEVTMPLLVLLAIVQVVFCGALLKLDGVPGIEQLAWLVPSRWALGAMAGTVELARLSPGDLTSDPLFRHETHVWLLDVGMLVALSLVFAYLVARLLRRHEPEVMRK; from the coding sequence ATGGGAGAGCGGTTCACTGCGCCCGAGCTCGTCCTCGAGACCGAGACGGGCTCCATGGTGATGACCCCGAGCCGGGCCTATCACGTCGGGCGTGACCCACTGAGCGACATCGTCATCGACGATGCCCGGGTGTCCTGGCATCACGCGGTGCTGCGGCCCGAGGACGGTCACTGGAAGCTCGAGGACGAGAACAGCACGAACGGCACATACGCCGACGGCCGCCGGGTCCACGCGTGGGACGTCGGCGCCGGGAGTGTTCTGCGCTTCGGCCACCCCGCCGACGGCCCGCGCGCCGTACTCACCAGCAGGCCCCCGCCAGCCGCCGAGCCCGCCGAGCGCCCGTCCGCCGTCTCCGTGCCCGCCGCGACCGGCACCTTCCGGCAGCCCACGACCGTACGCCCGCTGCCCTCCCGTACCGTCCGCATCGGCCGCGGCGGCGACAACGACCTGGTCGTCGACGACCTGGTGGTCTCCCGACGGCACGCGGAACTGCGCGCCCACGCGGACGGTACGTACGAGATCGTCGACGTCGGCAGCCACAATGGAACGTTCCTCAACGGGCAGCCCGTGGCACGGGCCCTGATCTCCGAGGGCGACATCGTGGGGATCGGCCACTCGGCGTTCTGCTTGGTCGGCGACCAGTTGCAGGAGTACGTCGACACCGGTGAGGTTTCGCTCGACGTACAGGATCTGACGGTCGCCGTGGACCGTGGCCGTAAGACGCTTCTGGACCAGGTGTCCTTCCCTGTCGGCGAGAAGTGCCTGCTCGCGGTCGTCGGTCCCAGCGGCGCGGGCAAGTCCACGCTGCTGAACGCGCTGACCGGGCAGCGCCCCGCCGACAAGGGCACGGTGCTGTACGACGGCCGCGACTTGTACCGCGACTACGCCGAGCTGCGCCAGCGCATCGGCCTCGTACCGCAGGACGACATCCTGCACGCCCAGCTGACCGTGCACCGAGCCCTCGGATACGCCGCCGAACTGCGGTTCCCGCAGGACACTGCGAAGGCCGAACGCCGCGAACGGGTCGACGAGGTGATCCGTGAGCTGGGCCTCGAGCAGCGCGCCGGGCAGAGCATCCACAGCCTCTCGGGCGGCCAGCGCAAGCGCGTCAGCGTCGCCCTGGAACTGCTGACCAAGCCGTCGCTGCTGTTCCTCGACGAACCGACGTCCGGGCTCGACCCGGGCATGGACCGCTCTGTGATGCACATGCTGCGCGGCCTCGCCGACGACGGGCGCACCGTCATCGTCGTCACGCACAGCGTCCTCAGCCTCGACGTCTGCGACCGGCTCCTCGTGCTCGCACCCGGCGGCCGGATCGCCTACTACGGGCCGCCCGATGACGCCCTCGCCTTCTTCGGCTTCGAGCACTGGCCCGAGGCATTCGAGGCCTTCGAGCGGGATCGTGACCGGGACTGGGCGCGGGACTACCGGGCGTCGCCGTTCCAGCGGCGGTACATCACCCACTCCAGCGCGCAGCCGCATCGTCCGGTGCGCGCCCGCGGTCAGGTCGTCGGGCCGCCGCCGAAGGCGCAGAGCTGGGGCGCGCAGGTGCGCACGCTGGTGCGCCGGTACGCGGCCGCGCTGTCCGCCGACCGGACCTTCCTCGCCATCATGATCGCGCTGCCGTTCGTGATGGGCGCGATGGCCCGGGCGCTCGCCGGAAGCCGGCTCGACCGGGAGTCCGTGCTGAACACGCTGCTCATCCTGTGTGTGGGCGGAGTCCTGACGGGCGCGGCCAACGCGGTACGGGAGCTGGTGAAGGAACGCGTGATCTACCAGCGCGAGCGCGCCGTCGGCCTGTCCAGATCGGCGTATCTGATGTCCAAGGTCGTCGTCCTCGGCACGATCACCGTCCTGCAGGCCGTCGTACTGACCTTGGTGGCACTGTTGGGCGTCGATCTGAACGCGCCGGGCGGCGAAGGAGTCCTCATGCCGCCCCTCGCCGAGATCACGGTCGCCGTCGCGCTGCTCGCGTTCACGGCGATGATGCTCGGCCTCCTCGTTTCCGCGCTGGTGCGCAAGGAGGAGGTGACGATGCCCCTGCTCGTGCTCCTGGCCATCGTGCAGGTCGTGTTCTGCGGTGCGCTGCTGAAACTGGACGGGGTGCCCGGGATCGAACAGTTGGCGTGGCTGGTGCCGTCGCGGTGGGCGCTGGGCGCGATGGCGGGCACCGTCGAACTGGCCCGGCTCTCCCCGGGCGACCTGACCTCCGACCCCCTGTTCCGGCACGAGACGCACGTATGGCTGCTCGACGTGGGCATGCTCGTCGCTCTGTCGCTGGTCTTCGCATACCTGGTCGCCCGGCTGCTCAGGCGGCACGAACCCGAGGTCATGCGGAAGTAG
- a CDS encoding serine/threonine-protein kinase — translation MSPDANPYSGRPSELIGRQIAGYRIECEIGRGGMAVVYRAKDLRLERTVALKLLGPELARNDTFRQRFTHESRVAAAIDHPHIVPIFEAGETDGVLYIAMRYVSGRDLRHLLDRDGPLPVEVAARIIGQVASALDAAHDHGLVHRDVKPGNILVAQGTDSDHPEHVYLTDFGLTKKSLSLTGFTTVGQFVGTLDYVAPEQISGRPVDGRCDVYSLACVTHETLSGKPPFQRDDDMALLWAHQFDEPSRLTESRPDIAAPVDGVLAKALAKSPEDRYESCRAFVAALRAAATGTTPTGHPPTQVDLRVAGVGAMENPGLPPEPPHWALPVFHG, via the coding sequence ATGTCGCCCGACGCGAACCCCTACTCGGGGCGTCCCTCCGAGCTGATCGGCCGGCAGATTGCGGGGTACCGGATCGAGTGTGAGATCGGGCGCGGTGGGATGGCCGTGGTGTACCGGGCCAAGGATCTGCGGCTGGAGCGGACCGTGGCGCTCAAGCTGCTCGGGCCCGAGCTCGCCCGTAACGACACCTTTCGGCAGCGCTTCACGCACGAGTCCCGGGTGGCCGCCGCCATCGACCACCCTCACATCGTGCCGATCTTCGAGGCGGGCGAGACCGACGGCGTGCTGTACATCGCGATGCGGTACGTCTCCGGTCGCGACCTGCGTCATCTGCTGGACCGGGACGGTCCGTTGCCCGTCGAAGTGGCCGCGCGGATCATCGGTCAGGTGGCGTCCGCGCTGGACGCCGCGCACGACCACGGTCTGGTCCACCGGGACGTCAAGCCCGGCAACATCCTGGTCGCCCAGGGCACCGACAGCGATCACCCGGAGCACGTCTACCTCACCGACTTCGGCCTCACGAAGAAGTCGCTGTCGCTGACCGGATTCACGACGGTCGGTCAGTTCGTCGGCACACTCGACTATGTGGCCCCCGAGCAGATCTCCGGCCGCCCCGTCGACGGACGCTGCGACGTTTACAGCCTCGCCTGCGTCACCCACGAAACCCTGTCCGGCAAACCGCCCTTCCAACGCGACGACGACATGGCCCTGCTGTGGGCGCACCAGTTCGACGAGCCGTCCCGCCTGACCGAGTCGCGCCCCGATATCGCCGCCCCCGTCGACGGTGTACTGGCGAAGGCGCTCGCGAAAAGCCCGGAGGATCGTTACGAATCCTGTCGTGCTTTTGTCGCCGCGCTGCGGGCGGCGGCGACCGGGACCACACCGACAGGTCACCCGCCGACTCAGGTGGATCTCCGGGTGGCCGGGGTCGGAGCGATGGAGAATCCGGGTCTGCCCCCTGAACCGCCGCACTGGGCCCTGCCGGTATTCCACGGGTAA
- a CDS encoding antibiotic biosynthesis monooxygenase, which translates to MTRNPVTVTVAYHVVPGCESAFHRWGWAALRACAREPGFLGGGVLVDGEADWHVVYRFDSEDSARTWENSPTRAQWAAQAEGLARETGRRSVQGSRAWFEAQAATPATPRPPPKWKLWLINMSAVFPPVLLFNLLVLPYIGDLNPLLRTLLLCLCVTAIVTWILMPRLQRFFKKWLYPPIQTMLRGRHKRRAA; encoded by the coding sequence GTGACCAGGAATCCCGTTACCGTCACCGTGGCGTATCACGTGGTGCCGGGCTGTGAGTCCGCCTTCCATCGCTGGGGGTGGGCAGCGCTGCGCGCGTGTGCGCGTGAGCCGGGCTTTCTCGGGGGTGGCGTGCTCGTCGACGGAGAGGCTGATTGGCATGTGGTCTACCGCTTTGACAGCGAGGATTCGGCCCGGACCTGGGAGAACTCGCCCACCCGGGCTCAGTGGGCTGCCCAGGCGGAGGGACTCGCACGGGAGACCGGACGCCGCAGCGTGCAGGGCTCCAGAGCATGGTTCGAAGCCCAGGCCGCCACGCCGGCCACCCCGCGACCGCCACCGAAATGGAAGCTGTGGCTGATCAATATGAGCGCGGTCTTTCCGCCGGTGCTCTTATTCAATCTCCTCGTGCTGCCCTATATCGGCGACCTCAACCCATTGCTCCGCACTCTGCTGCTGTGTCTCTGCGTGACGGCCATCGTCACCTGGATTCTCATGCCACGGCTGCAGCGTTTCTTCAAGAAATGGCTGTACCCGCCGATTCAGACGATGCTCCGCGGGCGGCACAAACGTCGGGCCGCATAG
- the pabB gene encoding aminodeoxychorismate synthase component I, translating into MKTLLIDNYDSYTYNLFQLIAEVNGEEPVVILNDTPAGEIPDLGEFDNVVVSPGPGHPAESRDFGIAARILAEAEIPVLGVCLGHQGIALGERGLVEAAPEPRHGHLSTIRHDGEDLFQGLPQQFTVVRYHSLSVREPLPETLEATAWSEDGVLMGLRHRTRPLWGVQFHPESVLTDYGHRMLVNFRNLTAERDHRPRTKNTAVTPAAAAIPRPRRAPRPAHRLHTRRIATAVDTEAAFTRMCADAPRAFWLDSSRVEEGQSRFSFFGDGRGPLAEFVRYDVDTGLCEVERPGRPLRKVRSSVFDYLKRQLATRHVDGTGLPFDFTGGYVGYFGYELKADCGSENRHRAETPDSCWLFADRLIAVDHEEGFTYAVCLAEATPQATREATDWLDSAMAQLSFVSTDKPPLPVTSEPDLEAAEPWLVRDRATYLADIEACQRELRAGTSYEICLTNAARLPAPPDPYDFYRVLRRVNPAPYAAFLRFGDLDVAGSSPERFLRITPDGIAEAKPIKGTAPRGGTPDEDARLRDDLAADPKTRAENLMIVDLLRNDLGRVCETGSVRVSRLMATETYATVHQLVSTVEGRLREGTDAVDCVRACFPGGSMTGAPKMRTMEIIDSLETEARGVYSGALGYLGCGGGADLSIVIRTAVFTDGLMHLGAGGAIVLDSDPAAEYDEMLLKTAAQMRAVHQEHTAVPATAEEPTR; encoded by the coding sequence GTGAAGACCCTGCTCATCGACAATTACGACTCGTACACGTACAACCTGTTCCAGCTGATCGCCGAGGTCAACGGCGAGGAGCCGGTGGTGATCCTCAATGACACCCCGGCCGGCGAAATCCCGGATCTAGGGGAATTCGACAATGTGGTGGTGTCGCCGGGCCCGGGACACCCCGCCGAATCGCGTGACTTCGGCATCGCCGCCCGGATCCTCGCCGAGGCGGAAATCCCCGTACTGGGCGTCTGCCTGGGCCATCAGGGCATCGCACTGGGGGAGCGGGGACTGGTCGAGGCCGCCCCCGAGCCCCGGCACGGCCACCTCTCCACGATCCGGCACGACGGCGAGGACCTGTTCCAGGGGCTGCCGCAGCAGTTCACCGTGGTCCGCTACCACTCGCTGTCCGTGCGCGAGCCGCTGCCCGAGACCCTGGAAGCCACCGCATGGTCCGAGGACGGCGTACTGATGGGGCTGCGGCACCGCACCCGGCCCCTGTGGGGCGTGCAGTTCCACCCCGAGTCCGTACTCACCGACTACGGCCACCGCATGCTGGTGAACTTCCGCAACCTCACCGCGGAACGGGACCACAGGCCGCGTACGAAGAACACCGCGGTCACCCCGGCCGCGGCGGCGATCCCCCGCCCCCGACGCGCCCCGCGCCCCGCCCACCGGCTGCACACCCGCCGCATCGCCACCGCCGTGGACACCGAAGCCGCCTTCACCCGGATGTGCGCCGACGCCCCGCGGGCGTTCTGGCTGGACAGCTCCCGTGTCGAGGAGGGGCAGTCGCGTTTCTCGTTCTTCGGGGACGGCAGGGGCCCGCTCGCCGAGTTCGTCCGCTACGACGTCGACACCGGCCTCTGCGAAGTCGAGCGACCCGGACGGCCCCTGCGCAAGGTCCGCTCCTCCGTCTTCGACTATCTGAAGCGGCAGCTGGCGACCCGTCATGTCGACGGCACAGGACTGCCCTTCGACTTCACCGGCGGCTATGTCGGCTACTTCGGCTACGAGTTGAAGGCCGACTGCGGATCGGAGAACCGCCACCGGGCCGAAACCCCCGACTCCTGCTGGCTGTTCGCCGACCGGCTGATCGCCGTCGACCACGAGGAGGGCTTCACCTACGCTGTCTGCCTGGCCGAGGCCACCCCGCAGGCCACCCGCGAAGCCACCGACTGGCTCGACAGCGCGATGGCCCAGCTCAGCTTCGTCTCCACGGACAAGCCGCCGCTGCCCGTCACCTCCGAGCCGGACCTCGAAGCCGCAGAACCCTGGCTGGTCCGCGACCGGGCGACCTACCTCGCGGACATCGAGGCCTGCCAGCGGGAACTCAGGGCAGGCACCAGCTACGAGATCTGCCTGACCAACGCCGCCCGGTTACCCGCACCGCCCGACCCGTACGACTTCTACCGGGTGCTCCGGCGCGTCAACCCCGCGCCCTACGCGGCCTTCCTGAGGTTCGGCGACCTCGACGTGGCCGGCTCGTCCCCCGAGCGCTTCCTGCGGATCACCCCGGACGGCATCGCCGAGGCCAAGCCCATCAAGGGCACCGCACCCCGCGGCGGCACCCCGGACGAGGACGCCCGGCTACGGGACGACCTGGCCGCGGACCCCAAGACCCGCGCCGAGAACCTGATGATCGTCGACCTGCTCCGCAACGACCTGGGCAGGGTCTGCGAAACCGGCTCGGTTCGGGTCTCCCGACTCATGGCCACCGAGACGTACGCCACCGTCCACCAACTCGTCTCCACCGTCGAGGGACGGCTGCGCGAGGGCACGGACGCGGTGGACTGCGTACGCGCCTGCTTCCCCGGCGGCTCCATGACCGGCGCGCCCAAGATGCGCACCATGGAGATCATCGACTCCCTCGAGACCGAGGCCCGCGGCGTGTACTCCGGCGCCCTCGGCTACCTGGGGTGCGGCGGCGGCGCGGACCTGAGCATCGTCATCCGCACCGCCGTGTTCACCGACGGCCTGATGCACCTGGGGGCCGGCGGCGCGATCGTCCTCGACTCCGATCCGGCCGCGGAGTACGACGAAATGCTGCTGAAGACCGCGGCACAGATGCGGGCCGTCCACCAGGAGCACACCGCTGTCCCCGCCACCGCCGAGGAGCCGACCCGATGA
- a CDS encoding AMP-binding protein: protein MTTTHTDRPTAQSTPSLTTLQATRTFTDAGAPGNLAAHLAALAERRDWTGRTAFHQGHQSWTHGEVHDLAARAATVLADHGVGPGDRVLIALPDSVAWVTAFLATARLGAVAVLVNPELTAPEHEFMAEDTRAALCVTGPGLEDRFADRARLGADQLVALTRTAEPTAEAHPVDTHSPLYIQYTSGTTGSPKGVVHCHGDPKTYHDLIGRRLLKITPEDVTLSVSKLFFAYGFGNTFAFPLFSGSSAVLVDRRPTPAAIDEIVVRHRVTMLYSVPSAYAALVADRAGGHTACFASVRAAISAGEGMPAGLGEQITALLGAPVLEQIGSTEAGHAFCANSFQHNHPGTVGRPVPGFEVEVRDSAGRPVSDGTAGELWVRGPTLTPGYLNRPEETERTLVGGWLATRDRARREPDGTIRHLGRADDMEMVGGITVSPLEVEAVLRTHHAVKEIAVAAVTDRSGANRLRAFVVPVTPIPAGLEAELIALARDRLAAFKVPRSVSFVPTLPRTSTGKLRRHLVRQGAW from the coding sequence ATGACCACCACACACACAGACCGGCCGACCGCGCAGTCCACGCCCAGCCTGACGACCCTTCAGGCCACGCGGACCTTCACCGACGCGGGCGCCCCCGGAAACCTCGCCGCCCACCTGGCCGCGCTCGCCGAGCGGCGCGACTGGACCGGGCGGACCGCGTTCCACCAGGGCCACCAGTCCTGGACCCACGGCGAGGTGCACGACCTCGCGGCCCGCGCGGCCACCGTGCTCGCCGACCACGGCGTGGGTCCCGGCGACCGGGTGCTGATCGCGCTGCCCGACTCCGTCGCCTGGGTGACGGCCTTCCTCGCCACCGCCCGGCTCGGAGCCGTCGCGGTGCTCGTCAACCCCGAACTCACCGCCCCCGAGCACGAGTTCATGGCCGAGGACACCCGCGCCGCGCTGTGCGTGACCGGCCCCGGCCTCGAGGACAGGTTCGCGGACCGCGCCCGCCTCGGCGCCGACCAGCTGGTCGCGCTCACCCGGACCGCCGAGCCGACCGCCGAGGCCCACCCGGTCGACACGCACAGCCCGCTCTACATCCAGTACACCTCCGGAACCACCGGCAGCCCCAAGGGAGTTGTGCACTGCCACGGCGACCCGAAGACCTACCACGACCTGATCGGCCGGCGATTGCTGAAGATCACCCCGGAGGACGTCACCCTGTCGGTGTCGAAGCTGTTCTTCGCCTACGGCTTCGGCAACACCTTCGCCTTCCCGCTGTTCTCCGGCTCCTCCGCCGTACTGGTGGACCGGCGCCCGACCCCCGCGGCCATCGACGAGATCGTCGTACGGCACCGGGTGACCATGCTCTACTCCGTGCCGTCGGCGTATGCCGCCCTCGTGGCCGACCGGGCAGGCGGCCACACCGCCTGCTTCGCCTCCGTACGCGCAGCCATCTCGGCCGGTGAAGGCATGCCCGCCGGGCTCGGTGAACAGATCACCGCACTCCTCGGCGCACCCGTGCTGGAACAGATCGGCTCCACCGAGGCCGGACACGCCTTCTGCGCCAACAGCTTCCAGCACAACCACCCGGGCACCGTCGGTCGCCCCGTACCCGGCTTCGAGGTCGAGGTGCGCGACAGCGCCGGACGCCCGGTGTCCGACGGCACAGCGGGCGAACTGTGGGTCCGCGGACCGACGTTGACGCCCGGCTATCTGAACCGGCCCGAGGAGACCGAACGCACCCTGGTGGGCGGCTGGCTCGCCACGAGGGACCGGGCGCGCCGCGAACCCGACGGCACGATCCGGCACTTGGGCCGCGCGGACGACATGGAGATGGTCGGCGGCATCACCGTCTCCCCGCTGGAGGTGGAGGCCGTACTGCGCACCCACCACGCGGTGAAGGAGATCGCCGTCGCCGCCGTCACCGACCGCAGCGGCGCCAACCGGTTACGCGCCTTCGTCGTCCCCGTCACCCCGATCCCGGCCGGCCTCGAAGCCGAACTCATCGCCCTGGCCCGTGACCGCCTCGCCGCCTTCAAGGTCCCCCGCAGCGTCAGCTTCGTCCCCACCCTGCCCCGCACCTCTACCGGAAAACTCCGCCGCCACCTCGTCCGCCAGGGCGCGTGGTGA
- a CDS encoding class I adenylate-forming enzyme family protein produces MPQQQPLLPDRGFYLGPMFRQAADRHGAAFVTLDRPLDVNPDLGVYLSYTVLADLVDELSGRLWEAGVRPSEEVVIHKSDNVDIMLLTCAVSRIGAVPALLAPALAGPVAGQLLERLHKPWLITDRAKLEGPLKDLELPTLVRQTLSVDDAPGAVPLERYAGSKPPAPVRLHPREPSLITHSSGTTGVPKLAVHCPNSMWNRLVPQKAMGWPTRGEIAALHMSFVHSRFYHLLGVLLHFGSPLVLITHPEPASVGPLLTRHRPGIVETHPNTFVLWEELADAPGAPLSRVRSYGSTFDAIHPRTVRRLLDASKRRSPYLIQLYGQSETGPVAFQWFTRRSAARADGRRVGIGIPGFTRVRIADGSGGRARPGTPGPIEARTRGRILTYLGAREQYLRQLDGDWWQMGDMGYQSRLGALYLIDREIDQIDSVHSNLEVEDTLMSRLEELREVVIVRGADREPVPVVCVRGDVPLDMERWRKATDDLPAMAEPRQWRFEELPMTATWKVKRVEITRMLTEGTRT; encoded by the coding sequence ATGCCACAGCAGCAGCCCCTGCTCCCCGATCGCGGCTTCTATCTGGGCCCGATGTTCCGGCAGGCGGCCGACCGCCACGGAGCGGCCTTCGTCACGCTCGACCGGCCGCTGGACGTCAACCCCGACCTCGGGGTCTACCTCAGCTACACCGTGCTCGCGGACCTCGTCGACGAGCTGTCCGGCCGGCTGTGGGAGGCCGGGGTCAGGCCGTCGGAGGAGGTGGTCATCCACAAGTCGGACAACGTCGACATCATGCTGCTGACCTGCGCCGTCTCCCGGATCGGCGCCGTACCCGCGCTGCTCGCGCCCGCCCTGGCGGGCCCGGTGGCCGGACAACTCCTCGAACGCCTCCACAAGCCCTGGCTGATCACCGACCGGGCCAAGCTGGAAGGACCGCTCAAGGACCTCGAACTCCCCACACTCGTACGGCAGACGCTCTCCGTGGACGACGCACCCGGAGCCGTCCCCCTGGAGCGGTACGCCGGCAGCAAGCCACCCGCGCCCGTACGGCTCCACCCCCGTGAACCCTCCCTGATCACGCACAGCTCGGGCACCACCGGCGTCCCCAAGCTCGCCGTGCACTGCCCGAACAGCATGTGGAACCGGCTCGTACCGCAGAAGGCGATGGGCTGGCCCACCCGCGGCGAAATCGCGGCACTGCACATGTCGTTCGTGCACTCGCGCTTCTACCACCTGCTCGGCGTGCTGCTGCACTTCGGCAGCCCACTGGTGCTCATCACCCACCCCGAACCCGCCTCGGTCGGCCCCCTGCTCACCCGCCACCGCCCCGGCATCGTCGAGACGCACCCCAACACCTTCGTACTGTGGGAGGAGTTGGCCGACGCCCCCGGAGCGCCGCTGTCCCGGGTCCGCTCGTACGGCTCCACCTTCGACGCCATCCACCCGCGGACCGTGCGGCGGCTGCTGGACGCCTCCAAGCGCCGCTCGCCGTATCTGATCCAGCTGTACGGGCAGAGCGAGACGGGCCCGGTCGCCTTCCAGTGGTTCACCCGGCGCAGCGCCGCCCGCGCCGACGGCCGCCGGGTCGGCATCGGCATCCCCGGCTTCACACGGGTACGCATCGCCGACGGCTCCGGCGGGCGGGCCAGGCCCGGAACACCCGGACCGATCGAGGCCCGCACCAGGGGCCGCATCCTCACCTACCTCGGTGCCCGGGAGCAGTACCTGCGCCAACTCGACGGTGACTGGTGGCAGATGGGCGACATGGGCTACCAAAGCCGCCTGGGCGCCCTGTATCTGATCGACCGTGAGATCGACCAGATCGACTCCGTGCACAGCAACCTGGAGGTCGAGGACACCCTGATGTCCCGACTGGAGGAGCTGCGCGAGGTCGTCATCGTGCGAGGCGCCGACCGCGAACCCGTGCCGGTCGTATGCGTCCGCGGCGACGTGCCCCTGGACATGGAGCGCTGGCGGAAGGCCACCGACGACCTGCCCGCCATGGCGGAACCCCGGCAGTGGCGCTTCGAGGAGCTGCCGATGACCGCCACCTGGAAGGTGAAGCGGGTGGAGATCACCCGCATGCTGACCGAGGGCACCCGCACATGA